A stretch of Besnoitia besnoiti strain Bb-Ger1 chromosome III, whole genome shotgun sequence DNA encodes these proteins:
- a CDS encoding hypothetical protein (encoded by transcript BESB_050550), translated as MCDRTADFHSRCAGLQRSVPALGALCRKPLPSPPFPFSLFSLGADAQSPVRDDAVAGSSSPPPPCISAPAFLFLQKAAKCAEEQSAIEFQLHHSPHAARDGGRGSVRTPGSSPADAPAPSDSAGADVSVLLKRVHRQQAQLQDLENSVGRWDDVLLVKKKREEWENAYREAVLTDPALKTLLADKPKRVAFASFSLFSKSDREIGDENSEAAAHRHAVIGCLYAHLQDLTSDLKTRELALLQGQLDSRRYFSAYSNASAHGFSLENRAEKYGSTAVSPSSIANPLLATKGATRQLHASLAAAEAARTAERLLRPITNKTSSLPRDAPSPSASLFSPSLASGALETGLGAEESSSALHRRRGVSCRDVELTALEGEAQPAGRKQGVVFRGKDQRRASERHGVATGEGGAGEEGLEVDMQSLAREEQQLVETLSTDADLVQEVQGKLKEIVHCMDVFSAKVLEQSEACEHIRELAEAAVENVAGAGQHLTKALERTSAYRYYVLMFFLVAGCLVLLLDFLKSSSPYL; from the coding sequence ATGTGTGACCGGACAGCAGATTTCCACTCGCGTTGTGCGGGCCTCCAGCGGTCGGTCCCGGCTCTGGGAGCTCTCTGCCGAAAGcctctgccctcgcctccttttccattttcccttttttcgctcggcgccgatGCCCAGTCGCCTGTgagagacgacgcggtcgctggttcgtcctcgcctccgcccccctgcatctctgcgccggcgtttTTGTTTCTTCAGAAGGCTGCAAAGTGTGCAGAAGAGCAGAGCGCCATAGAGTTCCAACTTCACCACTCTCCACACGCGGCTCGGGACGGCGGCAGGGGAAGTGTACGCACACCCGGGTCGTCGCCCGCTGACGCGCCGGCACCCTCGGAttcagcaggcgcagacgtGTCAGTTCTTTTGAAGAGAGTCCACAGGCAGCAGGCCCAGCTGCAAGACCTCGAGAACAGTGTGGGCAGGTGGGATGACGTGCTGCTTGTGAAGAAAAAGCGGGAGGAGTGGGAGAACGCGTATCGTGAAGCGGTGCTAACGGATCCGGCGCTGAAGACTCTGTTAGCAGACAAGCCAAAGCGCGTGGCATTTGCGTCGTTTTCCCTCTTCTCGAAATCCGACCGGGAAATAGGGGACGAAAACTCAGAGGCTGCGGCTCACCGGCACGCCGTCATCGGATGTCTCTACGCTCACCTCCAGGATTTGACATCGGATTTGAAGACGCGGGAACTCGCGCTTCTTCAAGGCCAGCTCGACAGCCGTCGTTACTTTTCTGCGTACAGCAACGCCTCCGCTCACGGGTTTTCCTTGGAAAACCGAGCAGAGAAGTATGGCTCCACCGCCGTGTCGCCGTCTTCCATTGCAAACCCGTTGCTGGCAACGAAGGGGGCTACTCGGCAGCTACACGCAagtctcgcggccgctgaaGCTGCCAGAACAGCTgagcgtctgcttcgccccATCACGAATAAAACGTCTTCTCTTCCGAGGGACGCACCAAGCccgtctgcttcgctgtTCTCTCCGTCTCTTGCTTCTGGCGCTCTGGAAACCGGACTTGGCGCCGAGGAATCTTCGAGTGCCCTCCACAGGCGTCGAGGTGTCTCATGCAGAGACGTCGAGTTAACTGCGctggagggagaggcgcagcctgCGGGGAGAAAGCAGGGTGTCGTTTTTAGAGGCAAGGACCAGAGGAGGGCAAGCGAGAGACACGGCGTAGCGActggagagggcggcgcgggcgaggagggttTGGAGGTCGACATGCAAAGCCTCGCACGGGAAGAGCAACAACTCGTCGAGACGCTGTCGACAGACGCGGACCTGGTCCAGGAAGTTCAGGGGAAACTGAAAGAAATTGTTCACTGCATGGACGTCTTCAGCGCCAAAGTCCTCGAACAGTCAGAGGCCTGCGAGCACATCAGAGAACTCGCCGAAGCGGCTGTGGAAAatgtcgcgggcgcggggcagCACCTGACAAAGGCGCTGGAAAGAACCTCGGCGTACAGATACTACGTGCTTATGTTCTTCCTCGTGGCGGGCTGTCTTGTGCTTCTTCTCGACTTTCTGAAGTCGTCGAGCCCCTATCTGTAA
- a CDS encoding hypothetical protein (encoded by transcript BESB_050560) yields the protein MFSAPRQSLHPLVEADEDASGAVETVQHDGPHGDTSGGSPRFRAEQAYHEDACGRAPAYQQRGQSFALPIGGGSYPIQPDFASEQAFLLQLIRDQQSEGQFLGEELDVDYASGTHGAARKTDSRALSAPDSGDATLFPDEADAAHALHILSPSRASAAASGVTRRSSVSADAATAQGLFGPSCLSYVDPHDAPFGVGPSAVLPTVRECPLEKCAHLGMSSSSPPTSPAASVGSHSSRESSPVRKETAAAAAGAGISAAQGREAEERSSSSASLGGGAEKRDEDGHRLLQDRSLAQTHAVRNGASSPAPTAEPVSASAASGATEDAEDRKIFYEPSQEACQPDGVVAVKAEECAASSSNHDSTHSSSSSTSRSTGLPTPARSFSLPKQSSAPSPPGDGVAGGRQDASRGGKESALERPGGRTEPASASAARTGAADTPAAKQEKPDCSDAAKTTGDLSPAASTPSKVSTSCAEIKGSSKRGTSTKSSSSEACDPPRNARGYAPLAQHERFLHTAAQSQKGPVASSLASPTFSVASRSSVCVSSYSDSSSPHSGVDSGGQPDRPVAREAAYASQVDGNGTESEGDVRGAQRNSVEDDDFVYLQNMPSVATRMMLKKNKRLSPDDFLPLRVIGKGSYGKVMLVQFHQDGGVYAMKMLRKEAVVKRNQVEHTRTERDVLAWVSHPFIVQMHYAFQTRKKLYFVLEYCPGGELFFHLSRAGRFTENAACFYSAEVLLALEHLHKHNVVYRDLKPENVLLDDQGHVRLTDFGLSKEGVEDNCSARSLCGTPEYLAPEILNQRGHGKAVDWWSLGALIYEMLTGLPPFYSGDRERLFENIRSSELQYPSYMSPVAINLLKGLLQRNPDKRLGGGPRDAEEIKRHPFFAQIDWDALKDKRVRPPFSPRLQSPTDVQYFDKEFVKLPVINSEVHEYPIGLAAGEPEAGCTYTSGDVIGAGVEGRECWGEAFSQDCASAFPHGTSPPNFGGGYSTSYCSSAHPSQSMAAGMFASAPFATSPLPGAPGSGGTGGAASHARGGAPGVFASCAKAGFPASPGGKENRFAVPGALRSDNAPCFHGEHVWPNREGLAPDGAMPPPMYPGGPPPGSLPHYGPAAGFGMPKSAAPGRPAVGPGAIGGAFGPSGCLMPNQAPFTQADDDESDDSMFEGFTYDERLDSTLGAAAGASSWRPDRAFRAKGNEVDIFMWLMLNKGDIASYCLGQPRKREERIRGLRGCRAHREDTRREF from the exons ATGTTCTCTGCTCCGCGGCAGAGCCTCCACCCGCTGGTcgaggcggacgaggacgcctccggcgccgtgGAGACGGTGCAGCACGACGGGCCCCATGGAGACACCTCTGGAGGGTCACCCCGCTTCAGGGCGGAGCAGGCGTACCATGAAGACGCATGCGGCCGGGCGCCCGCCTACCAGCAGCGCGGGCAGTCTTTCGCGTTGCCGatcggcggaggcagctATCCCATTCAACCAG ACTTTGCGAGTGAGCAAGCGTTTCTATTGCAGCTGATTCGAGATCAGCAAAGCGAAGGGCAGTTCCTTGGCGAGGAGCTGGACGTCGACTACGCGTCCGGGACacacggcgccgcgcgcaagaCTGACTCACGCGCGCTGAGTGCTcccgacagcggcgacgccacgTTGTTCCCTGAtgaagcagacgccgcacacgcgctgcacattctgtctccgtcgcgcgcgagcgccgccgcgtctgggGTGACGAGGAggtcgtctgtctccgcggacgccgccacGGCGCAGGGCCTTTTCGGGCCCTCGTGCCTGAGCTACGTCGACCCCCACGACGCGCCCTTCGGCGTGGGGCCGTCGGCCGTGCTGCCGACAGTCCGTGAGTGCCCGCTCGAAAAATGTGCGCACCTGGGcatgtcttcttcttcgcccccgacctcgcctgcagcctccgTCGGCTcgcacagcagccgcgagtCGTCGCCGGtgcggaaggagacagccgctgccgccgcgggggcgggcATATCCGCTGCCCAAGGgcgagaggccgaggagaggagctcctcgagcGCGAGTCTTGGCGGCGgtgcggagaagcgcgacgaagacgggCATCGCCTTCTGCAGGACAGAAGCCTCGCTCAGACGCATGCAGTGAGAAACggggcctcgtcgcccgcccccACGGCTGAgcctgtctctgcttcggcggcctccggggccaccgaagacgccgaagaccGAAAGATCTTTTATGAGCCAAGCCAGGAAGCCTGCCAGCCCGACGGGGTGGTCGCGGTCAAGGCGGAGGAGTGCGCTGCGTCATCTTCCAACCACGACTCCACGCattcctcgtcctcctcaaCATCGCGCTCGACCGGGCTGCCCACGCCTGCGCGCTCATTCTCCCTCCCGAAACAgagctccgcgccctccccgcCTGGCGACGGAGTGGCAGGCGGGCGGCAGGACGCGTCCCGCGGCGGGAAGGAGAGCGCCCTGGAAAGACCTGGGGGCCGCACTGAgcctgcgtcggcgtccgcggcgaggacgggcgccgcagacacgcccGCAGCCAAGCAGGAGAAGCCGGACTGCAGTGACGCAGCCAAGACGACGGGGGACCTGTCGCCGGCCGCCAGCACGCCGTCGAAGGTCTCCACGTCGTGTGCGGAGATCAAGGGGTCTTCCAAAAGAGGGACGAGCACCAAATCCTCCAGCTCGGAGGCCTGCGACCCGCCGCGCAACGCACGGGGCTACGCGCCGCTGGCACAACACGAACGCTTCTTGCACACGGCGGCGCAAAGCCAGAAGGGTCCGGTCGCCTCGTCTTTGGCGTCGCCAaccttctccgtcgcctcccgctcctctgtctgtgtctcttcGTACTCCgactcgtcttcgccgcacaGCGGAGTTGACAGCGGCGGGCAGCCGGATCGCCccgtcgcgcgagaggccgcgtaCGCCAGCCAGGTCGACGGCAACGGGACTGAAAGCGAGGGCGACGTGCGTGGAGCACAGAGAAACAGCGTGGAAGACGACGACTTTGTCTACTTGCAAAACATGCCCTCTGTGGCAACGCGCATGATgctgaaaaaaaacaaacgcCTCTCGCCGGACGacttccttcctctccggGTCATTGGCAAAGGCTCCTACG GAAAAGTCATGCTGGTCCAGTTCCACCAAGACGGCGGAGTCTACGCGATGAAAATGCTGAGGAAGGAAGCCGTTGTCAAGAGGAATCAGGTCGAGCACACGCGAACCGAGAGAGACGTTCTGGCCTGGGTATCTCATCCCTTTATCGTTCAGATGCACTACGCCTTtcagacgcggaagaagctcTACTTCGTTCTCGA GTATTGCCCCGGAGGAGAGCTTTTCTTCCATCTTTCTCGGGCCGGCAGGTTTACAGAGAACGCGGCATGCTTCTACTCCGCTGAAGTTCTTCTTGCTCTTGAGCACCTCCACAAGCACAACGTCGTCTACCGCGA tTTGAAGCCGGAGAACGTCCTGCTGGACGACCAAGGCCACGTGCGCCTGACGGATTTCGGCTTGTCTAAGGAAGGCGTCGAGGAcaactgcagcgcgcgctcgctctgcggcaCGCCCGAGTACCTCGCACCCGAAATCCTCAACCAGCGGGGCCACGGCAAAGCAGTCGACTGGTGGAGCTTGGGTGCACTCATCTACGAAATGCTCACGGGTTTGCCGCCCTTCTACAGCGGAGACCGCGAACGGCTCTTTGAAAACATCCGGAG CTCGGAGCTTCAGTATCCGTCGTACATGTCTCCAGTCGCCATAAACCTGCTGAAGGGTCTCCTCCAGCGGAATCCAGATAaacgcctcggcggcgggccgcgGGATGCCGAAGAGATTAAG CGGCACCCGTTTTTCGCGCAGATTGACTGGGACGCTTTGAAGGATAAGCGCGTGCGACCTCctttctcgcctcgcctgcagtcGCCGACGGATGTCCAGTACTTTGACAAGGAGTTCGTCAAGTTGCCGGTTATCAACTCTGAGGTGCACGAGTACCCCATTGGCCTtgccgcgggcgagccggaggcggggtgtacgtacacctcggGGGACGTGATTGGCGCGGGCGTGGAGGGCCGGGAGTGTTGGGGGGAGGCCTTTTCGCAAGATTGCGCGTCGGCGTTTCCACACGGCACGTCTCCGCCAAACTTTGGTGGCGGGTACTCGACGAGTTATTGCTCGTCGGCGCACCCCTCACAGAGCATGGCGGCGGGCATGTTTGCGTCTGCCCCGTTTGCGacttcgccgctgccgggcgcccccggcagcggcggcacgggcggcgcagcgagccacGCGCGGGGCGGTGCGCctggcgtcttcgcctcatGCGCGAAGGCCGGCTTCCCTGCGTCTCCAGGCGGAAAGGAGAACCGCTTTGCGGTGCCCGGTGCGCTGCGCTCCGACAATGCGCCGTGCTTCCACGGCGAACACGTTTGGCCAAACCGGGAAGGCCTGGCGCCTGACGGCGCGATGCCTCCTCCGATGTACCCTGGCGGGCCTCCACCGGGGTCGCTACCCCACTACGGACCCGCCGCGGGTTTCGGCATGCCCAAGTCAGCTGCGCCGGGCAGACCTGCCGTAGGCCCTGGAGCGATCGGCGGCGCATTCGGCCCCAGCGGCTGTCTCATGCCGAATCAGGCCCCTTTCACGCAAGCAGACGACGATGAAAGCGACGACTCCATGTTCGAAGGGTTCACGTATGATGAGCGACTAGATAG CACCCTgggagccgccgcaggggcgagCTCGTGGAGACCAGATCGCGCATTTCG GGCGAAAGGGAACGAAGTGGATATTTTTATGTGGCTGATGCTGAATAAGGGAGATATTGCCTCGTATTGCCTAGGCCAGCCGCGCAAGCGCGAAGAGCGTATTCGGGGTCTGCGAGGGTGTAGAGCTCACCGCGAAGACACTCGACGCGAATTCTGA